The genomic stretch GAATCTGTAATAAAGAGACTATAGGCAAAAGTTCCACAATTTGGGCTGTAATAAAACCTTTCAAAAGCTGATATCTTTCAATACTTGATAGCCAAACTCGTCAATGACATCTTCCACATCACCGTGATTTATAACACATCACTGAGACATTATTTCCCTGAAACCAGTTCTGTAATTACAGAAAGACTGGGATGCTGACTTCATCATAAACATTTGCTATAAAGGTGCCTTGTCCCCTTGTAATTCCTGCATATATACCCACTGATGTTCACATTGTTGCTTACCACTATCATAAACTACCCTGGTTTGTATTAAGACATCGAGAATCTGTAAAGTAAGTTACAGTCAAGACACAACTCACCGAGCACGATGACCACAGTCTTCAGAAGACTCATCATGGTATCTCGATTGCGCCGTGGCCCAGAACTGTGCCGAGACATCCTCATAGTCCTCTGGCGAACGTAGCCAAAGATATGAGCATAGAGAACCACCATGACGACAAAGGTCACCAAGTTGAAAATGGCCCAGAAGACCAAGTAAGAGTCACTGTAGAGGGGTGCCATGTTGGAACAGTTTTCAATATCACAGATGCAGTTCCAGCCCACACTGGGTATGGCCCCCATAACAATGGCCATGGTCCAGATGACcacaatcaccaccaccacccgccggTTGCTCATCCGCGTGTGGAGCTGCATGCGGAAAACCGTAATATGCCTCTCGATTGCAATGGCCAGTAAGTTGGCCACAGAGGCTGTCAGGCTGGTGTCAATGAGGCCCTGACGCAGGAGCCACGTGCTAACAGTCAGTCTCCGAGTATTGGGTCCTGTGTTGAACATTAGGTAGAAGTAGGCCAACCCAGCAAAGAAGTCCGCAGCAGCCAGATTCGCCATTAAGTAATAAATAGGAAAATGGAAGCGGCGGTTGACATAGATCGCCACCATGACCAGCAGGTTGGCCAACATGATGAAGATACAGACGGTGATTCCAAGTCCCATCACCAGCTTGCTAACTGTGTTCCATTCTGTGGCAAGGTACTTTCCACTCCGGTTATAAAAGAAGGCAATGGACTCATTGTAGAAGCACTGTGGTTCATTCATGGCTGTGAactaaaagagaaaggaagagaggttaaaaaagagaaaaaccatggaCCCAAATTTAAAGATGTGTAGATAACGCAAGTCTTCTACGGTAAATGTGGCCaaaaaagagcaaaagcaaagaatttgaaaatctGATCCTGTGTACTGTTCTATGATTATGTTGAAACCCCAAGGTTTCTTACTGTTTTACTGTTCTCGAGATTAAAGACAGTTGGAGTTAAATAAATGACACGGTCTGTTCTTGGTGGCTGCACATCATTGAAGTCTACTAGAAAAGCCACACGACCCAGAAATCATGCCTAAAATACATGAGACAGATGAGAAGTTTGCAGAGCGTTGCGACTGGAATATTTACCATAGTGAAATCTATTTTGGCCCGTTATTTAGGGAATCTGTAAATACAGACGGTTTATAGATAGGGTATTATTGCCCTATTATTCTGCATTTCTGTTCTCACATAGTGTGTGCAATCTGTGTCAGATATCTTGTAACGCGAGTCCCCACAAGGACCATCAGTCCCAACATTGCAAAGAGGTCACTATGCATCAAAGCTACTATGCCCAAAGCCAGCATCTGCTGTTCAACATTCCTGTGGTCAGCACTGTCTTCCCCCACAACTCCTTACCCCAGAAGACCATTCATCAAACAATCTATGACGTTTGAGAACGTTTTTCTTCTTGGAGGACGTAAGAAATATGTAACTAATGTAACCGTCAGAGAGCAGTTCATACTttgaaactgctctaaaagtACACCTTCTAAAATGTTGAGCGATAATGTTTCAttatgtgttttcttatttttaacatcATCAATCAGAATATATTTGCTTATTAACTACTTATACTCTCACTTGAATTCAAAAGGATTGAGGAAGTTTCTAATAGAATGATGTAGGTGTCAATAAaaccattaaaacaaaattagaaaggaaaaagtaacacggagggcttccctggcggtgcagtggttgagagtccgcctgctgatgcaggggacgtgggttcgtgccccagtccgggaagatcccacatgccgcggagcggctgggcccgtgagccatggccgctgagcctgcgcgtccagagcctgtgctccacaaggggagagaccacacagtgagaggcccgcgtaccgcaaaaaaaaaaaaaaaaaaaaaaaaaaaaagtaacacggAGAAACTAGAAAATTACACATCAAATAGAATAAATCACCCTTCCTAAAGCCTTAGGTTTGTCTGTGACTTCTAAAATTAGAGAATATTTCTTGAAGATAGCTCACATTCAACCTTTTTCTTCATATCTTGCACTGCATTTAGTAAATTACCTAGCAAATATGACAGTTTTAACCACTATTTTTGACCGAATATTCTACCGAATATCCGTGAGTTGTGCCTTAATGTTTACCAAACACAGAAAGTTCCAAAACAGTGTGTGAAACTCTTCTTGAATGGTTAGTCTCCTGACCTGTCCAGACATCTAGGGTCTCTTTCCTCATTTAGACTAAATAGCTTTTAGATTATGCTTCTATAATAACCACTCTTAGCATGTTGTATAATTATGTATCACCTTGTTTCTTAAAAAGATGatagtccagggcttccctggtggcgcagtggttgagagtctgcctgccgatgcaggggacacaggttcgtgtcccggtccgggaagatcccgcatgccgcagagcggctgagcccgtgagccatggccgctgagcctgcgtgtccggagcctgtgctccacaacgggagaggccacagcagtgagaggcccgcataccgcaaaaaaaaaaaaaaagatgatagtCCAGGGGAAGAGTGAAGACCTTGTCTTACACATCTTGGTATCTAATATACCTTCCACAGAGCCCCACTCATTGGCGATCTGAGAACTTGTGATGTTCCATTCCACTCCAAATCTTGCCATTACTCTGGGTATCTCATCTAATTTTCTAGCCTCTCAGTTTCTTGACCTCATCTTTCATGACTTCCTATTCCATTGCAACTCAGCTGCCCACTTCCAAGGTCACACCCTGGACTCTGTAACCACTCAGAACTGTCTCCCTTTGGAAATAATCGATTGATACATTCTAATACTCTTTCCATTCTAATTACTCTTCCCATTCTTCCAAATTTATACATTCTAAGTACTCCCTTCCCATTCTTCCAAATTTCTCAATTGATCCCCCTACCTCAGTTCTTTGAAGCCATCTATTTCCTTAAGCATCCTACTTTTTCCCAATGGATTACCTCCCTATCTTCCCCCTTTTCCCTATCTGGCTTAGGTTCCATAGGACACGTttcaacctcttttttttttgctaacgCAAGAACACAGTCTCTTCTTGAAGACTTTGAGGTCAGGTGTCCTTCAGAATTCAAAAGTTTGCCAGTTTTAAGAACAGTTATAGAGGACATAATCTATGTTTGATGTAACAGCCCCACCAAAATCTGAGACAGCACTCCATAATGATACACGCTAATCtctaaagtaaaatatatgaatatatacactaAGTTTGATAAATAAAGGTTATAAGTAGCCTCATATCTATTCATTGAGAGCAACTTTTACCACTGCGTTAAGAAAAAATTACCAGTTTTCAGACCTTCTTAAATGTTATAGTTTCAGATAAGGAAGTAGAGACCTTTATCTTTTAATCTACTTGCTCCACTGCACTTCTGTAACAATTTCTTAGAATAACACCAGTCTTGGATGAATGCAATTGGTTCCCACTTCCACACCTACACCAAGGCTTCTGAGAAATGTTAGAGAAAAATCAACATCTCTGGCAGATTGATTCTGCTATAAATTCACATGTCTTGCCTCAACTGAGAATTTAATGCCACAAGAAATCTGATTTTCCCCCCAATTATTATTCTGTATCTTCTTCACAGTAAATACTCTAAATTTATTATTCTCTCTTGAGTCTCACCTTCCCTCTCTCCAGCAGCAGTTGCCAAAAGAGGAAACTTAGAAATCATCAGATTGaaactctttttcctttaaaattacctattcaaaaacccatttttttcttccccttctgttACAATGGAAAAGGTGTACCCTTTGCCATCCAAGTGTTCTGAATCCCATCCATTCTTACTATTTCCAGAACCTTGTTCtataaaatgctttctttcttcaagtccctcctcactccttctcctctctcttgAATCTTTCCTATCTATATTCAAGTAAGTTTAATCTCTAccaaagacaggaaggaaggaaagaagggagggagggagggagggggagggggggagggagagagggagagagggagagagggagagagggagagagggagagagggagagagggagaaagggagagagggagagagggagagagggagagagggagagagggagaaagggagagagggagagagggagagagggagagagggagagaaggatagagggagggagaaagaaagaaagaaatccccaTATAACTTCATGTTTGGCTTCCAGCTCTGATAATTTTTCCCCTTCATAGCCAATTGCTCTCCAGTGTCTCACTGGACACACACAAATTTCTCAATTACCTATGGTACagcttctcccccttcccctccatcaAATCCACTCTAGTCAATTCTTGAGTTTCACATAACTTCCCCAAATCACACAATCTGGTGGCTGTTCCAATGGAAATTTTTCAGTTCTCACCTTATTAACCCCTCAAAGCATCAGATACATGACTGGGAGCctcttttttagaaaattctctttCTTTAGCTATCATGACATCATACTATCCTGGctcttgatctctctctctccctggtcGGTCCTTCTCAGTCATTTCTGAGGTTCCCCATCCCCTGTGCAACATTACTGTTTCTACCCTATATTCTCATTCAACACACTTTCATTGAGTTTTCTAATATGTCTTCCAAGATTTCAATTATCTTATATATCTCAAATACTCCCATATCTACATATTTGACCCTTATTTCTTTCCTTAACTCTAAGCAAATACCAAACTGCCCACTGTTATCTCTGACAACCTCATAATTACTTCTGTCTCTGTGTTCAAAACCAAGCTCAAACTTGTAACCTTCCCCAACTTGTTCCTCCCGCGGTCACTATTTCAGAGGCTAGAGAACCACTATCTTTCTAGTGGCCTGAATGCTAAACGTGGGAATTCCTTTTCCCCTCATCTTCATCATTTAACCAATAACCATACCCTGTAACTTCTCCTTCCTAAGTATCTGTTCAACCTGTTTACTATTCCATCCTCATGGCCACCAGCATTACTACTACACTGGCTTCCTAGGTGTTCTTTCTACCTAGCACCAATCTCTTCTCTAGTGATCTTTCTAAAAGACAAAGTTGCCCAAACTGTTCCTCTACTAAAAATGCTTCAATGGCTAACAAGTGCACTTAAGCTAAAAATCCATACTCTTCAACCACCTTATCAGGCCTCCTTATCAGGCCTCTCCAGCCTCAACTCAAGCTATTAATGACTTTAAACTCTCTGCTTCAGCTCTATTTAATGTACTGTGCTCTCTCTCACCTCTGGTTCTCAGCACTGCTGAGAACAGAGGTTTTCTGCATCAGCACCCAGAGGGTTTGTAAAACACAGCTTGATGACCACATCTGTCTGATTTAGCAGATCTGAGGTGGGGCCCCCCATGACACTGAGGCTCCTGGGctaaggaccacactttgaatacCACTGGCCTAGAACAATCTTCCCCCCATTTTCACCTTATACTCATTCTTCATGTACcagttgaaatatttttatttccagtcaTTCTCCCCAGATCTTCCCATGTCTGGGCAAGGTGCCTCCTACCACAGTTCCCTGCATTACTCCTATAACAACACTTACCACACTGTATAATAATTGCTTCACTATCTATTGACATCTCCCCACACTAGGCTGTAAGCATTATGACGGCAGAGATTCTAGCtttcttgttcactgttgtatagCATCCAACTATTAGATTAGATTCTAAATATATACTGATTGCTTTAATAAATTAAAGATAATTCAAAAAACGTTTACACTTCACAAGTTTTCTTTCTgcaaaggatattaaaaaaatcataaatattatataaatgaaaattctgTTCTTTCCTTTAGCTCCTGTAACCATTTACTTTCTCCGGACAAAGAAATTTCTTAATCAAACAGGAAGCATGTAGTATTTCACAGCATTCCAACTTCTAAACACCAACTGCCAACAAAGTCAAGCAGTGATATGAACAGCTTCTTTGCTTTTCCCACatagaaaaaccatataattaaGAATgacaaaataaagtataaattggCTTTTTAAGCCACAACATGCTaagatgaataaaactgaaaaattttctCTGAAGGTATCCAATGTTTACTCAGCAAATGGCATGTGACCTGGTTCTATTCCATCTCTTATCTCTCAAAAATTGAGTAGTGATACCATAAAAACCATATTTAATGACATAACTTACATGATTTTTTGAACCTCTCAGTTTTACCATCTGTTAAATGAGGAAATTGGACTAAATTATACATAAGGTCTATTTCAGATTTAAAATTCTATACTAAGAATATTATGGGTTAGAACTCTATATTTAATCAAATTGCCAACTAAATATTAAAGCAGTAGAAAATGTACCAGGAATTAAAAATAGTAAGGGTAGAATATACCTGAGAAAAACTTCAGGAATTTCAGCTAGATTTAGTACAACAGGACTGAattgaaagaagaattaaaacttttCTCCTATCATCTGCAAAAAGCAGCAGATCTGGAGAATAAGTGAAGGATACCCCGGCAGCATCTTCAAAGGTAGTCACAAGGGTAGTGTGAAaatgcttctttcctttttcaggaCCTGATGGATTTAGGCAGAAACCCACATCAAGCTCTGAGAGAATGCAATTCAACTGTGCTTGGACTATAAGACATTCAGGTAGTCATGGTTATAATGATATGGCAAACAGAAAAAATTAGCCAACACAGTGGGGAGGAAACAATCTCAGAGGAGGAGATGGCCATCCTAAAGAATAACAGAAAATACCTCCCCCTGAAGcagatttattaaaaaagaaaaagggggggggaatGGAAAAGATTAAATACTAGGATATTTCTGATTTGATCCTCAAAATGCTTTGTTAGGGTACAGGCACTGAAAATACAGCCAGCCATTacgaagacaaaaaaaaaatttttttttttttcagagaaaactaCATAGAGATTATATTAGCTTCCCATTGCTactgtaacagattaccacaaacttagtagcttaaaaagacaaatttattatcttacagttctggaggtcagaagtccgaAGTGGGGCTCACTGGGctaaatcaaggtgctggcaggactGTGTTCCTTTCCAGAGGCTCTAGAAGagcatttttctgtcttttcccacTTGCAGAGACTGCCCACATTCTTTGTCTCCTGGCCCCATTCcagcttcaaagccagcaatggccagCCAAGTCTTTCTCACACTGACATCATTCTAACACTGAcccttcttcctccatctcccACATTtagggacccttgtgattaccTTCCCAGATAAcctaggataatctccccatcacaAAATCCTGAACTTCATCACACCTGAAAagccccttttgccatgtaaattAGCCTATTCAGTGGTTCCAGGATTAAATATGCAATGGACATCATTAGAACTTCATCACTGAGCCCACCAAAGAGatgaaaaactatttttcaattaaaaacaataattcagGCAATGAAATGATGTATAAAAATTCcataaaactgggcttccctggtggcgcagtggttgagagtccgcctgccaatgcaggggacatgggttcgtgccccggtctgggaagatcccacatgccacggagcggctgggcccgtgagccatggccgctgagcctgtgcgtccggagcctgtgcgccgcaacgggagaggccacaacagtgagaggcctgtgtaccgcaaaaaaaaaaaaaaaaattccagaaaactgaaatggcaaatagaaaacaaacttaggaaGTTTACTCAGTGCTCAGAGAAGATGGTCAGAGataagaatgaaaggaaagaaggcaCGTATAGGAAAAACATTCCAAACATAACTAGCTTTCCAAGTAAGCCTAGGACAAAGCTTAAGTAACACAGCTTGAAGCATAAGAAAAGTTATTGGTTAAGGAGAAAGACCTCAGATTACTGGTTTAAGCTTACATAAATTACAAAAGAGTCGATTAAAATCactaaaattgggcttccctggtggtgcagtggttgagagtctgcctgccaatgcaggggacacaggttcgagccttggtctgggaagatcccacatgccgcagagcaactaggcccgtgagccacaactactgagcctgcacgtctggagcttgtgctccgcaacaggagaggccgcgacagtgagaggcctgcgcaccgcgatgaagagtggcccccgctcgccacaactagagaaagcccacgcacagaaacaaagacccaacacagccaaaaataaataaataaataaattttttttaaaaaatcactaaaattcaGACATAGCTAGGTTAGATTTTGGAATCTCAAGGTTAACATTcgaaattctaaaaatataaaaaaataaacgaaaagcaaacaaatcaaatattgagagaaagagagaaaatatggtATTGCTAAGCTTCTGCTGTAGAATTCCAAAAGATAGAACACAACCAATCAAAATCTCCATTATTTCGATTATACTTCCATTTCGAAAAAATCTCCATTATATGGAGAAAATGTTTGAGATCCATAAATTCCACAGCCAACTATACTGATGTTCTCATAGGGGATAATAAAGAACAGTCCCAGAGATGTGGGAGCTCCAAAAGATCATCATCTACATTTCCTtcctaaagaaaatacaaatgcaaGTAAgccatgaaaaagtaaaaataaaaaccacaatcgAATAGAAAGACTGGCAGTAAGcatcaaaaatacacaaaacaaaattgaGTCTAAGTAATTGCTCTCCAAATggttataaaacaaatatcaaaaataaCTCTTGAGGGTATACTTATTATAAAgacaataaattaataataatctgGAACTAAAATCACTGTATCAATAAGAACTTAAAAATAGGGGAAGAGAAGTATGGAAATATCTGTTCATTTTCTCTTATTACTCGGGTACGAATCAAAACATACTATTTAAGTTGTaacaataattttcaaaaataagtttaaatataaTCGATTCAAAAGCCACCAAATTGAGTAGTTAATATACTAAAAGATGATTACTGGagaaaatagagtaaaaaaaCGATGTATAGAATGACAATTCTGTGAAATTTATATAGGTAAGActataaatg from Phocoena phocoena chromosome 6, mPhoPho1.1, whole genome shotgun sequence encodes the following:
- the LPAR1 gene encoding lysophosphatidic acid receptor 1 isoform X2, whose product is MNEPQCFYNESIAFFYNRSGKYLATEWNTVSKLVMGLGITVCIFIMLANLLVMVAIYVNRRFHFPIYYLMANLAAADFFAGLAYFYLMFNTGPNTRRLTVSTWLLRQGLIDTSLTASVANLLAIAIERHITVFRMQLHTRMSNRRVVVVIVVIWTMAIVMGAIPSVGWNCICDIENCSNMAPLYSDSYLVFWAIFNLVTFVVMVVLYAHIFGYVRQRTMRMSRHSSGPRRNRDTMMSLLKTVVIVLGAFIICWTPGLVLLLLDVCCPQCDVLAYEKFFLLLAEFNSAMNPIIYSYRDKEMSATFRQILCCQRSENTSGPTEGSDRSASSVNHTILAGVHSNDHSVV
- the LPAR1 gene encoding lysophosphatidic acid receptor 1 isoform X1, encoding MAAASTSTPVISQPQFTAMNEPQCFYNESIAFFYNRSGKYLATEWNTVSKLVMGLGITVCIFIMLANLLVMVAIYVNRRFHFPIYYLMANLAAADFFAGLAYFYLMFNTGPNTRRLTVSTWLLRQGLIDTSLTASVANLLAIAIERHITVFRMQLHTRMSNRRVVVVIVVIWTMAIVMGAIPSVGWNCICDIENCSNMAPLYSDSYLVFWAIFNLVTFVVMVVLYAHIFGYVRQRTMRMSRHSSGPRRNRDTMMSLLKTVVIVLGAFIICWTPGLVLLLLDVCCPQCDVLAYEKFFLLLAEFNSAMNPIIYSYRDKEMSATFRQILCCQRSENTSGPTEGSDRSASSVNHTILAGVHSNDHSVV